ACCTTTCGTATTTGATATTTGGTGTTATCTTAGGCATCCTTTCGGATAGAATAGCAAAAAGAAAAATTTTCATCGTAATCGGGGGGTTTGGAGGGTCTCTCTTCTATTGGTTAATGACTACAACTCTTGATTATGAGATTCTCCTGATAATGCGATTTGTTCAAGGCATGTTTACTGTGCTAGCATGGCAAAGCCTCATGACTTCGATTCTGGATTATTCGACTTCCACTAATCGAGGGAGAAATATGGGAATCTTTGGAGTTTTTCTAGCTACTGCTATGGGAGTAGGTCCAGTAATTGGAGGTATCGTTGCCAGATATGGGGTTTTTCAACCATATTACGTTGCTTCTTTCTTCAGTCTAGTAGTAGGTCTGGTTGCACTTTGTGGAATAAGAGATTCCGATCATTTGAAAGCGCGTGTTTCCTTTCGGAAAAGCATAACGCTTGCAAAACGTTGCCCAGAAATGAAGATACCAAGTATACTCAATTTCGTTGACCGACTACATATGGGTTTCATTTTAACAGCATTACCACTTTTGTTGGTCACCGAATTGGGTATTTCCGAGTCTTTCAGAGGAATGATTCTGGGATTATTTGCAACACCTTTCATTTTGCTCCAATATCCTATTGGAAAACTCTCCGACAATATAGGAAGAAGGGTATTGGTGATTACTGGTAGTTTTTGTTATGCATTTACATTGGTGTTCATGGGTTTTGCAGCCCAAGTGGGTTTAATTCCACTTATCATTTCTCTCGTACTATTAGGGATTTTCTCTGGTCTAACTGCTCCACCTACAATGGCATGGATTGGCGATTGTGTGCCCCCAAAAGACAGAGCCACAGGAATGGGTTTGTTCAATCTTCTGGGCAATTTCGGAATGGTTCTAGGCCCAATAGTATTAGGTGTTATTCTACTCCAAAGCAATTTTGTCATAGCATTTGTTGTAGCCGGATTAATCGAATTATTATCGCTCCTAGTAGTCATAATAAAATCTTGAGGGGCCCCGTAGAGCGGCGAGATAGTGCTGTTTTACCGTTTCTCAGCAAGAAAACACCTGTGGCCCGTGCTATCGATGTACAGGTCGAGCGGACGGAAAGAACTGAACATTTGAATCAATCCTTCTTCAGTGAAATAGTGGTGTGGTATTCCTTCCTCAGGACCGTTCATTGGGAGATAGGTGCGGTCTCCTATCTTCTTTAGTTCCCAATCTCCTTCTTCAGCTTTATCCTTCAATACTGGAACAGTAACAAAGAGAAGGGCCTTAGAACTCGTTACTCGATTAATTTCGTCAACTGTATCAATTATGTTCTGAATCAGATTATGATGAATGACTTGTACTGAAATAACGCAGTCAAAGAAACCATCTTGATATGGGAAAGGATGCTCCATTCTGTGTTTCCGAATTTCAGCGTTTAGACCAGCATTTGCCAACCATTCCTTGGTAAGTTCAACTGCAGTAGGAGAGGTATCAAATCCAAACACTTCAAACCCCTGCCTTGCGAAGTAGACAACATGTCTGCCCGTTCCACATCCCAAATCAAGGATTCTCTTGGCACCACGATTGTATAACTCTTCAAGTATACGAGACATATCACCGTGAGGGGTTTGGAAGACACGTCCCTTTCTCTGGAAGATATGATCCCAAGATGGCATAGTGGGTTCATAAGAAACCGATTTCGATATTAATCCCATCTATTATGCTAACAGGACTGCAATAGCATCTAAAGGAGACATCGAATTGAATCCGAAAACCCTCAGAAGACTGGTATTCAGTGTAGCATTAATACTACTTGTGTCAGGAACAACATTAGCCTGGGCGGTTCAAAACAACTTCGGCGGAGTTGTTGTGACAGAAGTAGATTTCATGGCTGAAGATGGTTCTCTCATACACAGCACGCTTCAGAAACCGAGAGAAGCTGATGCATCCAATCCGCTTCCCGGTGTGCTTATTATTCACGGAGCTCTGCAGAATAAGGAGTGGGTGATGGGTTTCGGTATCGAGCTATCACGTCGCGGCTTTGTGGCCCTTACCATTGATGTAAACGGCCATGGGAATTCGGATGCGGGTAGTGGTAGTGGCGAAGCAGGTCTCGATTATCTCTCCGATTTAGATTTTGTAGATAGTGGTTCTCTTGGCATCATAGGCCATAGCATGGGAAGCTTCATCGCCGGCAGGGTGCTCAATGAAACGAGCCAGCAGGTCGGAGCATTGGTAATCGTTGGCGGATCTGTGTTTGAATGGTACAATACTACACGACCAAACAATCTGCTAGTTACTGTGGGATCATTCGATTCACTATTCCGCCAAGCTTCAGACAGGAGCTCACTCACCAAATGTTTTGATACCGATACAATCGAACCAGGTGTAACCTACGGTTCACACGATGATGGTTCAGCTAGAAAGCTAGTAATTGCAAATACAAATCATCTCTTTGAGACAGTTGATCCTGTAATCATCGAAGAAAGTGTTGACTGGCTAGGTCGTTCACTAGAACCAGATACATACAACACCGAGTTCCTTCCGAAGGAGAACCTCATCTATCCATTCTGGCTAGTAGGGGGTTTAATGGGAATCACTGGGTTGATTATCAGCATTATCCCCTTGGCGGAGTTCATCACAGAGCATCCCTTCTTTTCATCATTGAACGATAGACAAGCAGTAGAGACATCGGAGAATCTACCTCTATACAAAGGAGTAGTCTATGGTACGATAGGGCTTGTTAGTTTCTTTCCGCTTCTTGCTGTCGGTACCGTTCTCGAAACAACGGTAGACTTCCCGCAACGATACGCATTGCCTGTTCTGTCTTGGATGTTAGGCACAACATTGTTACTGCTTGTTGTCGTCCGTATGTTAGATAGAGAAAGCTTGGGATGGATGTCTAAAGAGAGTCTGAAATCAATCAGCAAGGAGCGCCTAATCAGAGTCTTTCTCCTCGTTCTGGTCTTAGTCTCATGGCTTTATGCCTGTACATTGGTAGTGGATCTCGGACTAGCGCTTGATTTCCGCTGCTTTCTCCCAGGATTGAATGACTTTACGGTTTCCCGTGCACTCCTATGGCCAATCTACAGTCTTGCCTTCCTACCGTACTTCTTTGTAGAATCGAAATGGTTGTTGAGAATGAAAGGAGAAGCAGAGGATGTGAAAGGGTACATTCGATGGACCGTCAAGGGAGTTATTGCTAAGGTTCTACCCTACTTCGTTGTCATCAGCATACAGTACGGCGTAGGATTGGCAACCGGTGTTCCAATCGTCCCTGGTCTCATCGGTTTCTCGTTCCTATTCTTCTATGCGTTTGCACCGTGGTTCATGGTCGCAGTGATTTTGTCAATATGGACCTATAGAGCTACGGGAGACGAACTAGTAGGTGCCCTTCTCAACAGCCTGTTATTCGCATGGATGGTCGCAACCGTCCTTTCGTTTAGCTGAATAAGCGGCAGTGTAGCCCCCCATTCTAATATGGGGGGGTTAATAGCTGTTAGCCCTGATGGCAGCGGAGCATCATTTTACCAAAGACATCCTCACCGAGACAGGCATCACAGCGGATACACTCCACCTCTTCTTGCCCATGCTTGATTTTGCGGACCAAATCAGGTTCTCGTATGAAAGGACGACTCATGCTTATCAAATCACTCAGGCCTTGCTCGATTGCCTGCTCCATGGTTTTGCGTTCACGGAAACCGTTTACCACAGATAGTGGCATTGGTTTTACGGTTTCTCTGATTTCAGCAGCATAGCCTGCAAAAGGAAGGTTCGCAAAGATGGGATCCTCATGACTTGCTCGGGATTCGAATTGCTTTTTTTTCCCAACACCATTTCCGCTTATTTCAAGCATATCTAGCCCTCGTTCGGCCATAGTTGAGGCAACCACCTTGCTATCCTCTATCGTAAATCCATTCTCACTGAAATCATCACAATTCAGCTTGAGAAGCACAGGCGCATCTTTGACTTGTTCTCGAACTTCATCATATACGCGCAGAAGGAACCGCATTCGCTTTTGCAAATTCCCACCCCATTTGTCCTGGCGACGATTAGTCAACCTGCTAAGAAACTGAGAAATCAGATACCCGTGAGCACCGTGAATCTGAATAGCGTCAAACCCAGCCTTAGCTGCTCGTTCTGCAGCGTCACCAAAAGCCTGGATTATATCTAGTATTTCATCTTCGGTAAGAGCTCTTGCTTTCCAACCATTCCCCTCGTATTCACTTGGGCCAGCCCTATCCTTTTCATGGTAGATTCCAGCATGATTGAGCTGAGCCGCTATCTTTCCCCCGTGTTCATGCACTGCATCTGTCAGTTCGTGTAATCGGGTAACATGTTCTTCATCGCTGATTCCAGCCATTCCTTCGTGGGCCTTTCCACTCTCCAAGACGTACAGATGACCTTTGATTATCAGACCAACGTCACCTTTGGCAAGATTGCTATAGAGGTCGATGGCCGCATCGCGGACAACACCGTTTTTATCAGCGTAAGCCGATGTGGTAGCACTACGCACAAACCGATTCCTAATCTCTAGGTCCCCAATGCGGCACGGTTCAAACAGAATGGACATCTCTCATCCTGAAGAAGAGAAAGATTGTATGTTTTGAAGATTGTGACACGCCAATGACAGAAATTATGTTTACGTTCTACGTTGGGAGGAATGTCGATTCTGAAAACTGCATATTCTTAGAAAAAAAGAAAACGGAAGGGAGAGGCCAGAGGCCCCTCCGGTAATCTAATCTATTCTACTCGCTCTTGAACAAGGGTTTCAACGACTGTTGGGTCAGCCAAGGTGGTTGTGTCACCAAGGTCGTCTACCTCGCCAGCAGCAATCTTCTTCAGAATACGACGCATAATCTTCCCAGAGCGTGTCTTGGGGAGGGCATCAGCAAACTGGATTTTCGCTGGAGTAGCAATCGGACCAACCTCTGAACGGACGTGGTTCTTCAATTCGCCCTTCAGATCGTCAGATTTCTCTATGCCCTGCTTGAGTGTGATGTAGGCATAGATATCCTCACCCTTGATTTCGTGCGGGAATCCAACAACTGCTGTTTCTGCGACAGCTGGATGGGATACGAGAGCTGACTCGATTTCTGCGGTACCGAGCCTGTGTCCAGATACTTTGAGCACATCGTCGATTCTGCCTACAATGAAGTAGTAGCCATCATCGTTGAAGCGTGCACCATCACCAGTGAAGTACATTGGATTACCATTGTCTGGATCCCTGTACTGTGACCAGTAGGTATCGATGAACCTTTGGTGGTTGCCGTATACTGTCCTCATCAGACCAGGCCAGGGTTGCTTGATACATAGATAGCCACCCTCGTTAGCATCGACGGGCTGACCGGTTTCATCAACGATGGTCGGATCAATTCCGAAGTATGGGAATGTAGCACTACTAGGAATGAGATCATCAGCACCAGGTAGTGGTGTTATAACAACACCGCCAGTCTCGGTCTGCCAGTAGGTGTCCACAATTGGACATTTCTTCTTGCCTACCACTTCGTAGTACCATAACCATGCCTCAGGATTAATCGGCTCACCAACGGTGCCAAGCAGGTTGAGTGATGAAAGGTCGTGTTTCTCAACGGGTTCGTCACCGTAGCGCATGAGAGCACGGATAGCGGTTGGTGCAGTGTAGAACTGGTTGACCTCCCAGCGATCTACTTCATGCCAGAACCTGTCAGGCTCAGGCCAGATAGCGCCTTCGTACATCATCGATGTCGAGCCTGCGCTCAGTGGGCCGTATACGATGTAAGAGTGGCCAGTAATCCAGCCAATGTCAGCTGTGCACCAGTAGACATCACCTTCGTGCCAGTCAAAAATGTCCAGGAAGGTCTTTGTTGTGTAGACCATGTAGCCTCCAACTGTGTGAAGCACACCCTTTGGCTTTCCTGTGGAGCCCGACGTGTACAGGATGAATAATGGGTCTTCTGCATTCATCCATGCTGGCTCGCACTCGTCGTCAACCTTCTCATATTCCTCGTGATACCAGACATCGCGGTCATCGTCCCATGGAATATCATTGCCCAAACGCTGGACAACAAGAACCGTCTTGATTATGTCTAGGTCCTCAACAGCATCGTCTGCCTTGGTTTTCTGCACGAGTTCCTTGCCACTGCGGTAGTAACCGTCTGATGTGATAAGAATCTCAGCATCACAGTCAAGAATCCTGTCCTTGACAGATTCGGAACTGAATCCACCGAAGACAATACTGTGAACTGCACCAATTCGAACACATGCCAGCATGATGATGGCAAGCTCAGGAATCATCGGCATGTACATGGCGACTCTGTCACCCTTCTCCACACCAAGATTCTTCAGTACATTGGCAGCCTTGTTCACTTCTGAGAGAAGCTCACTGTAGGTGTAGGTCTTTGACTCATCCAGGGGCTCACCCTGCCAAATGAGTGCGACCTGATCGCCCTTACCAGCCTCGACATGTTTGTCAAGACAGTTGTATGCCATGTTGGTAACGCCGTCTTCGAACCATGTGAAACGAGCTTCGTCAGGATCTTTCCAGTCAAAGCCCTTAGTAGGCTCTTTTTTCCAGTAGCACAAATCTTTCGCAGTCTCTAACCAGAACTCGTCGGGATCCTCCAGTGACTTTTCCCACAGCTTCATACGCTCTTCGTGACTCTTGATGTAAGCCTTGTCACGGAAGCTGTCAGGCGGGGAGAATCTCCGCTCTTCGTCCATGATAACTTGGATTTTCTTTTCGTCCTTTGACATCATAAGCACCTGATGTACGGTCGATAGCTTTTGTCGAAGGCAGAAATAGACCTTTATGAAGCTTATCCATGAACCAAAGAAAATCCTTCCGGGAGAGAGAACCGCCCTAGTTGCAGAAACAACCCT
The window above is part of the Candidatus Lokiarchaeota archaeon genome. Proteins encoded here:
- a CDS encoding alpha/beta fold hydrolase; the encoded protein is MNPKTLRRLVFSVALILLVSGTTLAWAVQNNFGGVVVTEVDFMAEDGSLIHSTLQKPREADASNPLPGVLIIHGALQNKEWVMGFGIELSRRGFVALTIDVNGHGNSDAGSGSGEAGLDYLSDLDFVDSGSLGIIGHSMGSFIAGRVLNETSQQVGALVIVGGSVFEWYNTTRPNNLLVTVGSFDSLFRQASDRSSLTKCFDTDTIEPGVTYGSHDDGSARKLVIANTNHLFETVDPVIIEESVDWLGRSLEPDTYNTEFLPKENLIYPFWLVGGLMGITGLIISIIPLAEFITEHPFFSSLNDRQAVETSENLPLYKGVVYGTIGLVSFFPLLAVGTVLETTVDFPQRYALPVLSWMLGTTLLLLVVVRMLDRESLGWMSKESLKSISKERLIRVFLLVLVLVSWLYACTLVVDLGLALDFRCFLPGLNDFTVSRALLWPIYSLAFLPYFFVESKWLLRMKGEAEDVKGYIRWTVKGVIAKVLPYFVVISIQYGVGLATGVPIVPGLIGFSFLFFYAFAPWFMVAVILSIWTYRATGDELVGALLNSLLFAWMVATVLSFS
- the acs gene encoding acetate--CoA ligase, with amino-acid sequence MMSKDEKKIQVIMDEERRFSPPDSFRDKAYIKSHEERMKLWEKSLEDPDEFWLETAKDLCYWKKEPTKGFDWKDPDEARFTWFEDGVTNMAYNCLDKHVEAGKGDQVALIWQGEPLDESKTYTYSELLSEVNKAANVLKNLGVEKGDRVAMYMPMIPELAIIMLACVRIGAVHSIVFGGFSSESVKDRILDCDAEILITSDGYYRSGKELVQKTKADDAVEDLDIIKTVLVVQRLGNDIPWDDDRDVWYHEEYEKVDDECEPAWMNAEDPLFILYTSGSTGKPKGVLHTVGGYMVYTTKTFLDIFDWHEGDVYWCTADIGWITGHSYIVYGPLSAGSTSMMYEGAIWPEPDRFWHEVDRWEVNQFYTAPTAIRALMRYGDEPVEKHDLSSLNLLGTVGEPINPEAWLWYYEVVGKKKCPIVDTYWQTETGGVVITPLPGADDLIPSSATFPYFGIDPTIVDETGQPVDANEGGYLCIKQPWPGLMRTVYGNHQRFIDTYWSQYRDPDNGNPMYFTGDGARFNDDGYYFIVGRIDDVLKVSGHRLGTAEIESALVSHPAVAETAVVGFPHEIKGEDIYAYITLKQGIEKSDDLKGELKNHVRSEVGPIATPAKIQFADALPKTRSGKIMRRILKKIAAGEVDDLGDTTTLADPTVVETLVQERVE
- a CDS encoding NADH:flavin oxidoreductase, coding for MSILFEPCRIGDLEIRNRFVRSATTSAYADKNGVVRDAAIDLYSNLAKGDVGLIIKGHLYVLESGKAHEGMAGISDEEHVTRLHELTDAVHEHGGKIAAQLNHAGIYHEKDRAGPSEYEGNGWKARALTEDEILDIIQAFGDAAERAAKAGFDAIQIHGAHGYLISQFLSRLTNRRQDKWGGNLQKRMRFLLRVYDEVREQVKDAPVLLKLNCDDFSENGFTIEDSKVVASTMAERGLDMLEISGNGVGKKKQFESRASHEDPIFANLPFAGYAAEIRETVKPMPLSVVNGFRERKTMEQAIEQGLSDLISMSRPFIREPDLVRKIKHGQEEVECIRCDACLGEDVFGKMMLRCHQG
- a CDS encoding methyltransferase domain-containing protein, producing the protein MGLISKSVSYEPTMPSWDHIFQRKGRVFQTPHGDMSRILEELYNRGAKRILDLGCGTGRHVVYFARQGFEVFGFDTSPTAVELTKEWLANAGLNAEIRKHRMEHPFPYQDGFFDCVISVQVIHHNLIQNIIDTVDEINRVTSSKALLFVTVPVLKDKAEEGDWELKKIGDRTYLPMNGPEEGIPHHYFTEEGLIQMFSSFRPLDLYIDSTGHRCFLAEKR
- a CDS encoding MFS transporter → MLDSHQNATRSVQILLSGVLVLLTVSAAALLHTNEPEFILGRFSSVSEFEYSLFDSVLYLSYLIFGVILGILSDRIAKRKIFIVIGGFGGSLFYWLMTTTLDYEILLIMRFVQGMFTVLAWQSLMTSILDYSTSTNRGRNMGIFGVFLATAMGVGPVIGGIVARYGVFQPYYVASFFSLVVGLVALCGIRDSDHLKARVSFRKSITLAKRCPEMKIPSILNFVDRLHMGFILTALPLLLVTELGISESFRGMILGLFATPFILLQYPIGKLSDNIGRRVLVITGSFCYAFTLVFMGFAAQVGLIPLIISLVLLGIFSGLTAPPTMAWIGDCVPPKDRATGMGLFNLLGNFGMVLGPIVLGVILLQSNFVIAFVVAGLIELLSLLVVIIKS